The Terriglobia bacterium genome contains the following window.
CGGCGTGACGATCAGAAAATCGCTCCCGCAGGCTTTGCGAATGGCGCGCACTTCCCTGGGCGACGCTACCACGCCGTCCACCCCGGCCTTGCGAGCCAGCCGCGCCAGTTTCAACACGCGGTCCGGCGGCGGCCCGGCAATCCCCGCCTCGCGCATCGCTTTGTGGTCCATGCTCGTCAGAATGGTTACCGCCAGCAGCCGCGGCCGGTCCGCATCCAGCGGCTGCGTCGCGCGGATGGCCTGCGCCGCCGCCGCCATCATCGCTCGCCCGCCCAGCGCGTGCACGTTTACCAATTGCAGCCCGGGCAGCCCCGTGGCCGCCAGTACCGCTCCCGCCACCGTATTCGGAATATCGTGGAATTTCAGGTCCAGGAAGATGCCCGTCCCCAGCGCCGCCACCTTGTTCAGCACGCTGGGTCCCTCTGCCGTGAACAGCTGGCTGCCGATTTTGAACATTCCGACGACATCGGCAACTTTTTCGGCCAAACGCAGGGCGGGAACGACGGAATCGAAGTCGAGGGCGACGATCAGACGGCTGCGCGGCTGGGTCTCGAGGTTCACCGTTGCGGCAGTGCCATTAGCTCCAGACGTACCTGGCTTACTCCGGGATGAATCAACCCAATCTTGCGGGCTACCGCATAGGATACATCAATTTCCCGCCCTTCCTGATAGGGACCTCGATCATTGATGCGCACCAGCTCGAAACTCCCGGTGCGCACATTGACCACCCGCAACACCGCCCCGAAGGGTAGCGTGGGGTGGGCGGCGGTCAGGGCCTCACAGTCAAACTTTTCGCCATTGGCCGTCTTCCGGCCATCAAACTCCTGGCCGTACCAGCTGGCGTTCCCAACCCAAACCCTGATCGGCTTGACGGGTTCGCTCTGTCGGGCGACGAGAGGGGCCTCCATGGCCACTGGGATCAAGAACATCAGCGGTACCCAACGGAATGCGGCCCATATAAAGAAAAGTGGATGTCTCATAGTGTGTTGTTTGGGGGATTTGATTCCAAAAAACAATAGCACCCAAAAACCATTATGTCAACCATTTTCTGCCCTAAATTTTCCTCGTATCTCATTACAACTACACACTTTAGCTTCGAAAAGTGCCCTCTCCAGATCCCCCCTTATCCTCTCACTGGCCTTCGGGTCAGCAAAACTGGCCGTTCCGACCTGTACTGCCGTAGCCCCCACAACCATGTAATCCAGCACATCTTCGGCGGTTTCGATGCCTCCAAGCCCCAGGATGGGGAGAGTGCAGGCCTTGCTGACCTCCCAAACCAGCCTCAGGGTGATGGGCTTGATCGCCGGACCGGATAGCCCCCCGGTCGGGTTCCCCAGTCGGGACCTTCCCGTCCGGTAGTCCACGGCCATGGCCGGGTAGGTGTTGGCCACTGTCAGAGCGTCCGCCCCGGCCTCCTGGGCCGCCCGGGCGATGGCCCCGATGTCCGTCAC
Protein-coding sequences here:
- the pyrF gene encoding orotidine-5'-phosphate decarboxylase yields the protein MNLETQPRSRLIVALDFDSVVPALRLAEKVADVVGMFKIGSQLFTAEGPSVLNKVAALGTGIFLDLKFHDIPNTVAGAVLAATGLPGLQLVNVHALGGRAMMAAAAQAIRATQPLDADRPRLLAVTILTSMDHKAMREAGIAGPPPDRVLKLARLARKAGVDGVVASPREVRAIRKACGSDFLIVTPGVRPKEPGAGRKRDDQARTATPAEAIRAGADYIVVGRPIIAAADPRAAVQAILQEIDAA
- a CDS encoding septal ring lytic transglycosylase RlpA family protein — its product is MRHPLFFIWAAFRWVPLMFLIPVAMEAPLVARQSEPVKPIRVWVGNASWYGQEFDGRKTANGEKFDCEALTAAHPTLPFGAVLRVVNVRTGSFELVRINDRGPYQEGREIDVSYAVARKIGLIHPGVSQVRLELMALPQR